One genomic segment of Pseudorca crassidens isolate mPseCra1 chromosome X, mPseCra1.hap1, whole genome shotgun sequence includes these proteins:
- the ZMAT1 gene encoding zinc finger matrin-type protein 1 isoform X4 — translation MTWKEQEKTELFTDNFCNICGVVLQFESQRISHYEMHRSEVVDRNKFCDLCNMIFSSPVVAQSHYVGKFHAKKLKQLMEEHDQVSPSGFQPEMAGVPITTSAESTFLKPLVVKPPPGGIKDETTPSSSSSALDLNNPNKYCKLCPASFNGPLMAQQHYVGKKHKRNEAKKKFVDKIREKPLPAKSDANAFSMKTYVCHICNITFTSLEMFRSHMQGSEHQIKESIVTNLVKNPKKPPDSYQDESTDYIKVQKTRGPEPKTYFRKMEETSLEACRYREAVDSRSRHRMFEQILPCETFWTYPGPYNISQTVENQLPHCLPAHSKNTYDSFQDELEDYIKVQKARGLDPKTCFRKISKSSVETHGYREVDSGPRPRICEQRFSFETSQNSQQPYGTSPVGSQLRHSLPAHSKRSYDSFQDELEDYIKVQKARGLEPKTCFRNISKSSVETHKYREMVDSRPRHRMFEQRLPFETFQNYPVSYSISQAAEKQLPHCLPTHDSKQRLDSMTYCQPTRDYFPEKPVPLSLSQQENNSGPYSVESEVYKHLSSENNTSDHEASHTRKHQKRRHLEEGEEKPEKEQSKHKRKKSYGDTDLDKDKSIQKRKREGDKVSSGKLKHRKKKKRHGVPSEKEEHKHKKEKKKSVEEKTEEEMLWDESILGF, via the exons ATGACTTGGAAAGAACAGGAAAAGACTGAACTTTTTACAGATAATTTTTGTAATATATGTGGAGTGGTGCTGCAGTTTGAATCACAGAGGATTTCACATTATGAG ATGCATAGGAGTGAAGTAGTGGACAGAAACAAATTTTGTGATCTCTGCAACATGATTTTTAGCTCCCCAGTTGTTGCTCAGTCTCACTATGTGGGGAAATTCCATGCTAAAAAACTGAAGCAATTAATGGAGGAGCATGATCAGGTATCTCCATCAGGATTTCAGCCAGAGATGG CAGGTGTGCCTATTACTACTTCTGCTGAGTCAACTTTTCTGAAGCCCCTTGTTGTCAAGCCTCCTCCAGGTGGGATTAAAGACGAGACTACGCCTTCCTCTTCCAGCAGTGCTTTGGATTTGAATAATCCAAACAAGTATTGTAAGCTCTGTCCTGCTTCCTTTAATGGTCCATTAATGGCCCAACAACATTATGTtgggaaaaaacacaaaagaaatgaagCTAAGAAGAAGTTTGTAGACAAGATAAGAGAGAAACCTCTTCCAGCAAAATCAGATGCAAATG CATTTAGTATGAAAACCTATGTTTGTCATATTTGTAATATCACCTTTACATCTTTAGAAATGTTCCGGTCCCATATGCAAGGAAGTGAACATCAAATTAA AGAATCCATTGTTACCAATCTAGTGAAGAATCCGAAGAAGCCACCAGACTCTTACCAAGATGAAAGTACAGATTACATCAAAGTACAGAAAACCAGAGGACCAGAACCAAAGACTTATTTCAGAAAGATGGAAGAGACTTCTTTGGAAGCCTGCAGGTACAGAGAAGCAGTTGATTCCAGATCCAGACATAGAATGTTTGAACAAATACTCCCATGTGAGACTTTCTGGACATACCCAGGACCATACAATATTTCACAAACAGTGGAAAACCAGTTACCTCATTGCTTACCAGCTCACTCAAAGAACACATATGACTCTTTCCAAGATGAACTGGAAGATTATATCAAAGTGCAGAAAGCCAGAGGACTAGATCCAAAGACTTGTTTCAGAAAGATAAGCAAGAGCTCTGTGGAAACCCATGGGTACAGAGAAGTTGATTCTGGACCCAGACCAAGAATTTGTGAGCAAAGATTTTCATTTGAGACTTCTCAGAACTCCCAGCAACCATACGGTACTTCACCAGTGGGAAGCCAATTACGTCACTCGTTACCAGCTCATTCAAAGAGGTCATATGACTCTTTCCAAGATGAACTTGAGGATTATATCAAAGTGCAGAAAGCCAGAGGACTAGAGCCAAAGACTTGTTTCAGAAATATAAGCAAGAGCTCTGTGGAAACCcataaatacagagaaatggttgattccagACCCAGACATAGAATGTTTGAGCAGAGGCTCCCATTTGAGACTTTCCAGAATTACCCAGTATCATATAGTATTTCACAGGCAGCGGAAAAGCAGTTACCTCATTGCTTACCAACTCATGACAGCAAACAGAGATTAGACTCTATGACCTACTGTCAACCCACCAGAGACTATTTCCCAGAAAAACCAGTACCCCTGAGCCTTAGTCAACAGGAAAATAATTCTGGCCCATACAGTGTAGAATCTGAAGTTTACAAGCACCTCTCCTCAGAAAACAATACCAGTGACCATGAAGCAAGTCATACACGGAAACATCAGAAGAGAAGGCACCTGGAGGAAGGTGAAGAAAAGCCAGAGAAGGAGCAGTCGaagcataaaaggaaaaagagttaTGGGGATACAGATCTAGACAAGGACAAGAGcatccagaaaaggaaaagagagggagataaAGTCAGTTCAGGAAAGCTTAAGCatcgaaaaaagaaaaaaagacatggtgTTCCCTCTGAGAAGGAAGAACATAagcacaagaaagagaaaaagaaatctgttgaagaaaagacagaagaggaaatgcTTTGGGATGAGTCTATTCTTGGATTTTGA